In a single window of the Lynx canadensis isolate LIC74 chromosome E2, mLynCan4.pri.v2, whole genome shotgun sequence genome:
- the LMTK3 gene encoding LOW QUALITY PROTEIN: serine/threonine-protein kinase LMTK3 (The sequence of the model RefSeq protein was modified relative to this genomic sequence to represent the inferred CDS: deleted 2 bases in 2 codons), protein MPAPGALILLAAVSASGCLASPAHPDGFALGRAPLAPPYAVVLISCSGLLAFIFLLLTCLCCKRGDVGFKEFENPEGEDCSGEYTPPAEETSSSQSLPDVYILPLAEVSLPMPAPQPSHSDMTTPLGLSRQHLSYLQEIGSGWFGKVILGEIFSDYTPAQVVVKELRASAGPLEQRKFISEAQPYRSLQHPNVLQCLGVCVETLPFLLIMEFCQLGDLKRYLRAQRPPEGLSPELPPRDLRTLQRMGLEIARGLAHLHSHNYVHSDLALRNCLLTSDLTVRIGDYGLAHSNYKEDYYLTPERLWIPLRWAAPELLGELHGTFMVVDQSRESNIWSLGVTLWELFEFGAQPYRHLSDEEVLAFVVRQQHVKLARPRLKLPYGDYWYDILQSCWRPPAQRPSASDLQLQLTYLLSERPPRPPPPPPPPRDGPFPWPWPPQHSAPRPGTLSSPFPLLDGFPGADPDDVLTVTESSRGLNLECLWEKARRGAGRGGGAPPWQPASAPPAPHANPSNPFYEALSTPSVLPVISARSPSVSSEYYIRLEEHGSPPEPLFPNDWDPLDPGVPAPQASQAPSEVPQLVSETWASPLFPAARPFPAQSSASGSFLLSGWDPEGRGAGETLAGDPAEVLGERGTAPWAEEEEEEEEGSSPGEDSSSLGGGPSRRGPLPCPLCSREGACSCLPLERGDAVAGWGGHPALGCPHPPEDDSSLRAERGSLADLPLAPPASAPPEFLDPLMGAAAPQYPGRGPPPAPPPPPPPPRAPADPAVSPDPPSAVASPGSGLSSPGPKPGDSGYETETPFSPEGAFPGGGAAEEEGVPRPRAPPEPPDPGAPRPPPDPGPLPLPGTREKPTFVVQVSTEQLLMSLREDVTRNLLGEKGANPRETGPRKVGRGPGNREKAPGPSRDPTALGSGKKAPSPTEDPSLPVNGVTVSENGGQRAPGIEEKVAENGAPGTPEREEKALEKVLENGEVTPPRREEKVLENGELRSPEREEKVLANGGLTPPKIEEKVSENGGPRLPRNTERLPETGPRRAPGPWEKGPESGVSAPETSLERAPEPGAVALSRNGGATAPGPTGPAPRSGVLEPGTERRAPETGGAPRAPGVGRLDLGSGGRAPVGMGTAPGGGLGSGADAKAGWVDSTRPPPPPPEAQPRRPEPAPQRARPEVASEGEPGVPDSRAGGDTAPSTDGDPPKPERKGPEMPRLFLDLGPPQGNSEQIKAKLSRLSLALPPLTLTPFPGPGPRRPPWEGADAGAAGGEAGGAGAPGPAEEDGEDEDEDEEEDEEAAAAAGAAAGPRGPGRARAAPVPVVVSSADADAARPLRGLLKSPRGADEPEDSELERKRKMVSFHGDVTVYLFDQETPTNELSVQGPPEGDTDPSTPPAPPTPPHPATPGDGFPSNDSGFGGSFEWAEDFPLLPPPGPPLCFSRFSVSPALETPGPPARAPDARPAGKICGVESEGAPCVALGGSRHPPPQTLVCRICGMGGGFRGDRRGHVTVRPRGELTPRRPHPPAPPEEGLRVESSVDDGATATAADAASGEAPEAGPSPSPTMCQTGGPGPPPPSPPDGSPEPPDPLGAK, encoded by the exons ATGCCTGCCCCCGGCGCCCTCATCCTCCTCGCGGCCGTCTCCGCCTCCGGCTGCCTGGCGTCCCCGGCCCACCCCG ATGGATTCGCCCTGGGCCGGGCGCCTCTGGCTCCTCCCTACGCCGTGGTCCTCATTTCCTGCTCCGGCTTGCTGgccttcatcttcctcctcctcacctgtCTGTGTTGCAAACGGGGTGATGTCGGCTTCAAG GAGTTTGAGAACCCTGAAGGGGAGGACTGCTCCGGGGAGTACACTCCCCCGGCGGAGGAGACCTCCTCCTCACAGTCGCTGCCTGATGTCTACATTCTCCCGCTGGCTGAGGTCTCCCTGCCGATGCCTGCGCCGCAGCCTTCACACTCAG ACATGACCACCCCCCTGGGCCTTAGCCGCCAACACCTCAGCTACTTACAAGAGATTGGGAGTGGCTGGTTTGGGAAg GTGATCCTGGGAGAGATTTTCTCCGACTACACCCCAGCCCAGGTGGTGGTGAAGGAGCTCCGAGCCAGCGCGGGGCCCCTGGAGCAGCGCAAGTTCATCTCGGAAGCACAGCCGTACAG GAGCCTGCAGCACCCCAACGTCCTCCAGTGCCTGGGCGTCTGTGTGGAGACACTGCCCTTTCTGCTGATCATGGAGTTCTGTCAACTG gGGGACCTGAAGCGTTACCTCCGGGCCCAGCGGCCCCCTGAGGGCCTGTCCCCTGAGCTGCCCCCACGGGACCTGCGGACACTGCAGAGGATGGGCCTGGAGATCGCCCGCGGGCTGGCACATCTCCACTCCCACAACTACGTGCACAG cgaCCTGGCCCTGCGCAACTGCCTACTGACCTCCGACCTCACCGTGCGCATCGGAGACTACGGGCTAGCCCACAGCAACTACAAG GAGGACTACTACCTGACCCCCGAGCGCCTGTGGATCCCGCTGCGCTGGGCGGCGCCTGAGCTCCTTGGGGAGCTGCACGGGACCTTCATGGTGGTGGACCAGAGCCGCGAGAGCAACATCTG GTCCCTGGGGGTGACCCTGTGGGAGCTCTTCGAGTTTGGGGCCCAGCCCTACCGCCACCTGTCAGACGAGGAGGTCCTCGCCTTCGTGGTCCGCCAGCAGCACGTCAAGCTGGCCCGGCCCAGGCTTAAGCTGCCCTATGGGGACTACTG gtACGACATCCTTCAGTCCTGCTGGCGGCCACCTGCCCAGCGCCCTTCGGCCTCTGACCTCCAACTGCAGCTCACTTACCTGCTCTCTGAGCGCCCCCcacggcccccgccccccccacccccaccccgagacGGTCCCTTCCCTTGGCCCTGGCCCCCGCAGCACAGCGCGCCCCGCCCGGGGACCCTCTCCTCACCGTTCCCCCTTCTggatggcttccctggggccGACCCCGACGACGTGCTCACGGTAACTGAGAGCAGCCGCGGCCTCAACCTTGAGTGCCTGTGGGAGAAGGCGCGGCGGGGGgccggccggggagggggggcgccgCCCTGGCAGCCGGCGTCCGCGCCCCCAGCGCCCCATGCCAACCCCTCCAACCCTTTCTATGAGGCGCTGTCCACGCCCAGCGTGCTGCCCGTCATCAGCGCCCGCAGCCCCTCCGTGAGCAGCGAATACTACATTCGCCTGGAGGAGCACGGCTCCCCCCCAGAGCCCCTCTTCCCCAATGACTGGGACCCCCTGGACCCAGGAGTGCCTGCCCCCCAGGCCTCCCAGGCCCCTTCCGAGGTCCCCCAGCTGGTGTCCGAGACCTGGgcctcccccctcttccctgccGCTCGGCCCTTCCCGGCCCAGTCCTCAGCATCAGGCAGCTTCCTCCTGAGTGGCTGGGACCCCGAGGGCCGAGGCGCCGGGGAGACCCTGGCGGGAGACCCTGCCGAGGTGCTGGGGGAGCGGGGTACCGCCCCGtgggcagaagaggaggaggaggaggaggagggcagctcCCCGGGGGAGGACAGCAGCAGCCTTGGGGGTGGCCCCAGCCGCCGGGGTCCCCTACCCTGTCCCCTGTGCAGCCGGGAGGGGGCCtgctcctgcctgcctctggaGCGGGGGGATGCCGTTGCGGGCTGG GGGGGCCACCCCGCTCTTGGCTGCCCCCATCCCCCAGAGGACGACTCGTCCCTGCGGGCAGAGCGGGGCTCCCTAGCCGACTTGCCCCTGGCC CCCCCCGCCTCGGCCCCCCCCGAGTTTCTGGACCCCCTCATGGGGGCGGCGGCGCCCCAGTACCCCGGGCGGGGGCCAcctcccgctcccccccccccgccgccacctcCCCGGGCCCCCGCGGACCCGGCCGTGTCCCCCGACCCTCCCTCGGCCGTGGCCAGTCCCGGCTCAGGCCTGTCGTCTCCGGGCCCCAAGCCGGGGGACAGCGGCTACGAGACCGAGACCCCTTTTTCCCCCGAGGGAGCCTTCCCAGGCGGGGGGGCAGCCGAGGAGGAAGGGGTCCCTCGACCGCGGGCTCCCCCCGAGCCCCCCGACCCGGGAGCGCCCCGGCCACCCCCAGACCCGGGTCCCCTCCCGCTGCCGGGGACCCGGGAGAAGCCGACCTTCGTAGTTCAAGTGAGCACCGAGCAGCTGCTGATGTCCCTGCGGGAGGACGTGACAAGGAACCTCCTGGGGGAGAAGGGGGCAAACCCCCGCGAGACGGGAcccaggaaggtggggagaggtcCCGGGAACAGAGAGAAAGCCCCGGGCCCGAGCAGGGACCCCACAGCCCTGGGCAGCGGGAAGAAAGCCCCAAGCCCGACCGAGGACCCGAGCCTCCCCGTGAACGGGGTGACAGTGTCGGAGAACGGGGGACAGAGAGCCCCAGGCATCGAGGAGAAGGTGGCGGAGAACGGGGCCCCAGGGACCCccgagagagaagagaaagcgcTGGAGAAGGTGCTGGAGAATGGGGAGGTGACACCAccaaggagggaggagaaagtacTGGAGAATGGGGAGCTGAGGTCCCccgagagagaagagaaagtgctGGCGAATGGGGGCCTGACACCCCCAAAGATCGAGGAGAAGGTGTCAGAGAATGGGGGCCCGAGACTGCCCAGGAACACGGAGAGGCTGCCGGAGACTGGGCCTCGGagagccccagggccctgggagaAGGGGCCCGAGAGTGGGGTGTCAGCCCCAGAGACCTCGCTGGAGAGAGCCCCCGAGCCCGGCGCGGTGGCCTTGTCCCGGAACGGCGGGGCGACAGCCCCTGGCCCCACTGGCCCAGCCCCCAGGAGCGGGGTGCTGGAACCCGGGACCGAGAGGAGAGCCCCCGAGACTGGGGGGGCACCGAGAGCCCCCGGGGTTGGGAGGCTGGACCTCGGGAGTGGGGGCCGAGCCCCAGTGGGCATGGGGACGGCCCCCGGCGGCGGCCTCGGAAGCGGCGCGGACGCAAAGGCCGGATGGGTAGACAGCACGAGGCCACCGCCGCCACCGCCGGAAGCACAGCCGAGGAGGCCGGAGCCAGCGCCCCAGAGAGCCAGGCCGGAGGTGGCCTCCGAGGGAGAGCCCGGGGTCCCAGACAGCAGGGCCGGCGGAGACACAGCACCCAGCACAGACGGGGACCCCCCCAAACCCGAGAGGAAGGGCCCCGAGATGCCACGACTGTTCTTGGACTTGGGACCTCCTCAGGGGAACAGCGAGCAGATCAAAG CCAAGCTCTCGCGGCTCTCTCTGGCGCTGCCGCCGCTCACGCTCACGCCGTTCCCGGGGCCGGGCCCGCGGCGACCCCCGTGGGAGGGCGCGGACGCCGGGGCGGCTGGCGGGGaggccggcggggcgggggcgccggGGCCGGCGGAGGAGGACGgggaggacgaggacgaggacgaggaggaggacgaggaggcggcggcggcggcgggcgcggcggcggGGCCGCGGGGCCCCGGGAGGGCGCGGGCAGCCCCGGTGCCCGTCGTGGTGAGCAGCGCCGACGCGGACGCGGCCCGCCCGTTGCGGGGGCTGCTCAAGTCTCCGCGCGGGGCCGACGAGCCCGAGGACAGCGAACTGGAGAGGAAGCGCAAGATGGTCTCCTTCCACGGGGACGTGACCGTCTACCTCTTCGACCAG GAGACGCCAACCAACGAGCTGAGCGTCCAGGGCCCCCCCGAGGGGGACACGGACCCGTCAACGCCCCCAGCGCCCCCGACgcctccccaccccgccacccccggAGATGGGTTTCCCAGCAACGACAGCGGCTTTG GAGGCAGTTTCGAATGGGCGGAggatttccccctcctccccccgccagGCCCCCCCCTGTGCTTCTCCCGCTTCTCCGTCTCGCCTGCGCTGGAGACCCCGGGGCCCCCCGCCCGGGCCCCCGACGCCCGGCCCGCAG